In one Arenibacter antarcticus genomic region, the following are encoded:
- a CDS encoding primase-helicase family protein: MKDTPYIRVGTSYYKLVCVPTIAGNFNEIIVPWTLEAIRQDHGRSFIGGIKKYDGFTCLPSHIHFEQDCHGFYNTYAPLPHKLREGAFPYTLQLLEHIFGPQLDLGLDYLQLLYVKPVQVLPILCLVSKERSTGKTTFLKWLKTVFDNNLTYLTNDSFSSQFNADWANKLLICIDEVLFNKEELTERIKYLSTTNFNKLEAKGKDKREVEFFGKFILCSNNEENFIKIDNNETRFWVLKIPTLKKEETRFLEYLEREIPAFLFYLQQRKLTSPNRTRMWFSPAQIKTKALENLRQNNKNRVEKELASIILSAMETFELEEVQLCPLDALHLLNQTRIKTDLTQLRHILKKDWKLVNQENSLAYGKLMIWREGGMGLIDAKGRYYTIKREFLSEHFGEE, encoded by the coding sequence ATGAAAGACACACCTTACATCCGCGTGGGCACCTCCTATTACAAATTGGTATGTGTCCCGACCATTGCCGGGAATTTCAACGAAATTATCGTTCCATGGACCCTGGAGGCCATTCGCCAAGATCATGGTAGGAGTTTTATCGGTGGAATTAAAAAGTATGATGGGTTCACCTGTCTCCCCAGCCATATTCATTTTGAGCAAGATTGCCACGGTTTCTATAATACCTATGCTCCCTTGCCCCATAAACTGCGAGAGGGAGCTTTTCCCTATACGCTACAACTATTGGAGCATATTTTCGGCCCCCAGTTAGATTTAGGTCTAGATTATCTGCAGCTGTTATATGTAAAGCCGGTCCAGGTGTTGCCTATACTGTGTCTTGTATCTAAGGAGCGGTCAACAGGTAAGACCACCTTTCTCAAATGGCTAAAAACCGTGTTCGACAATAACTTGACCTATCTCACCAATGATAGCTTTAGCAGTCAATTTAATGCTGATTGGGCTAACAAGCTCTTAATCTGTATAGACGAGGTACTCTTTAATAAAGAAGAATTGACCGAACGGATCAAGTACTTGAGTACGACCAATTTCAACAAACTAGAAGCCAAGGGGAAGGATAAGAGGGAAGTAGAATTCTTTGGGAAGTTCATCCTTTGTAGTAACAACGAGGAGAATTTTATCAAGATAGATAATAACGAAACCCGTTTTTGGGTATTGAAGATTCCAACCTTGAAAAAGGAGGAAACACGATTTCTGGAATATCTTGAAAGGGAGATACCTGCATTCCTATTCTATTTGCAACAACGAAAACTGACCAGTCCCAATAGGACCCGGATGTGGTTTTCTCCTGCCCAGATAAAGACCAAGGCCTTGGAGAATTTAAGGCAAAACAACAAGAACAGGGTGGAAAAGGAACTTGCCAGTATAATCCTGAGCGCAATGGAAACTTTTGAATTGGAAGAGGTGCAATTATGCCCATTGGATGCCCTACACCTCTTGAACCAAACCCGGATTAAAACGGACCTTACCCAATTGAGGCATATCTTAAAAAAGGACTGGAAGCTCGTCAATCAGGAAAATTCCTTGGCCTATGGGAAATTGATGATCTGGCGGGAAGGAGGGATGGGGTTGATTGATGCCAAGGGTAGGTACTACACTATAAAAAGGGAGTTTCTGTCGGAACATTTTGGGGAAGAATAG
- a CDS encoding toprim domain-containing protein, translating to MQRTNKISCERARDYPIGKALAKLGHFPTKESEKEAWFLSPFRSETQASFKVSKKLNRWYDHGAGKGGNVIDLVCLINGTSVKETLAWLQKGQISFSFQQQPLVTMQNGNDIQVHYAQHITHLALIRYLHARKISFSTAVKLCQEVHYIFRGREYFAIGLQNSSGGWELRNKYYKNSSSPKDITHIKNGNNWLVVTEGMFDMLSLMDMGNNLIEKNDLLILNSLGFIEKSFDLFDAYKSVALYMDNDRAGKKAVDLMLKENPKCKDRSNLYKDFKDVNAWWTAQNQ from the coding sequence ATGCAAAGAACCAATAAAATATCGTGTGAAAGAGCCCGAGATTATCCCATCGGAAAAGCGCTGGCAAAATTAGGGCACTTTCCTACAAAGGAATCTGAGAAAGAAGCTTGGTTCCTGAGTCCGTTCCGCTCAGAAACGCAAGCCTCTTTCAAGGTATCCAAGAAACTGAACAGATGGTACGATCATGGAGCGGGGAAGGGTGGCAATGTAATTGACCTGGTTTGTTTAATAAACGGCACTTCTGTTAAAGAAACCTTGGCTTGGTTACAAAAGGGGCAGATCTCTTTTTCTTTTCAGCAGCAGCCTTTAGTTACCATGCAAAATGGAAATGATATTCAGGTCCACTATGCACAACACATAACACATTTAGCATTGATCAGATATTTACATGCACGTAAAATTTCGTTTTCTACGGCAGTCAAACTTTGTCAGGAGGTCCATTATATTTTCCGGGGTAGGGAATACTTCGCCATAGGCTTACAGAACAGTTCAGGGGGTTGGGAGTTACGGAACAAATACTATAAGAACTCCAGCTCCCCAAAAGACATCACTCACATTAAGAATGGCAACAATTGGCTAGTAGTTACCGAAGGCATGTTTGATATGTTGAGCCTGATGGATATGGGTAATAATCTTATAGAAAAGAATGACCTTTTAATATTAAACTCCCTGGGCTTTATAGAAAAATCGTTTGACCTGTTTGACGCCTATAAATCTGTAGCGCTTTATATGGATAATGACAGAGCAGGTAAAAAGGCAGTTGATCTAATGTTGAAAGAAAATCCAAAATGTAAGGATAGATCAAATCTGTACAAGGATTTTAAAGATGTGAACGCATGGTGGACTGCTCAAAACCAATGA
- the rseP gene encoding RIP metalloprotease RseP translates to MTIAIQIIQFILIISILVILHELGHFLPAKYFKTKVEKFYLFFDVKFSLFKKKIGDTEYGIGWLPLGGYVKISGMIDESMDTEQLKQEPQPWEFRSKPAWQRLIIMTGGVIVNFLLAWVIYTMLLFNNGDTYIPSDSLKYGIVVDSIGEQLGLKTGDQILMVDDKQTKKFNEAILDIILGDEVTVRRDGKEITFPLSDEGKETVFATQGKRFLGYRSKAMISKVMPNSVAENAGLLPGDEIIGVNGQNTKYWDEFTAKIGSSVNQKLDISVLRAGKTEHLDLVVPEEGVIGIQLDLTDLSVTDNYSFLAAIPAGYNRTIQVLTDQIRQFKVIFNTKTGAYKQVKGPIGIVEMMPEVWDWTFFWSFMAMFSVWLAFLNILPIPALDGGHVMFLLYEMISGRKPSEKVLETGQIIGFVLLMGLMLLVFGNDIWNIVKRFI, encoded by the coding sequence ATGACGATAGCAATTCAAATTATACAGTTTATCCTGATCATCTCAATATTGGTCATACTACATGAACTGGGTCACTTTTTACCGGCCAAATATTTTAAGACCAAAGTAGAGAAGTTCTATTTATTTTTTGATGTGAAATTTTCCTTGTTCAAGAAAAAGATAGGCGATACAGAATATGGAATAGGGTGGTTGCCGTTGGGCGGATACGTTAAGATTTCGGGGATGATTGATGAGAGCATGGACACCGAGCAGTTGAAGCAAGAACCACAACCATGGGAATTTAGGAGCAAACCGGCATGGCAACGACTCATTATTATGACAGGGGGAGTTATTGTCAATTTCCTATTGGCCTGGGTCATTTATACCATGTTGCTGTTTAATAATGGAGACACCTATATTCCGTCCGATAGTTTAAAATACGGTATTGTTGTAGATTCTATTGGAGAGCAATTGGGACTTAAGACAGGGGATCAGATTTTAATGGTGGATGACAAGCAGACCAAAAAGTTTAATGAGGCGATATTGGATATTATCCTCGGAGATGAGGTGACAGTTAGGCGTGATGGGAAGGAAATCACCTTTCCGTTATCCGATGAGGGTAAGGAAACTGTTTTTGCTACCCAAGGGAAAAGATTCTTAGGGTATCGCTCCAAGGCCATGATCAGTAAGGTGATGCCTAATTCAGTGGCGGAGAATGCAGGATTGTTGCCTGGGGACGAAATTATTGGTGTAAACGGACAGAATACTAAATATTGGGACGAATTTACAGCGAAGATTGGATCTTCTGTCAATCAGAAGTTAGATATCAGTGTCCTTAGAGCTGGTAAAACTGAGCATTTGGATCTTGTAGTACCAGAAGAAGGAGTGATTGGGATACAATTGGATTTAACAGATTTAAGTGTTACCGATAACTATAGCTTTTTAGCGGCTATCCCTGCGGGTTATAATAGGACCATACAGGTGCTTACAGATCAGATAAGGCAGTTTAAGGTTATTTTCAATACCAAGACAGGAGCCTACAAGCAAGTTAAGGGACCAATCGGAATCGTGGAAATGATGCCCGAAGTTTGGGACTGGACTTTCTTTTGGAGTTTTATGGCAATGTTCTCCGTTTGGTTGGCATTTCTAAATATTTTACCGATTCCGGCTTTGGATGGGGGGCATGTAATGTTTTTGTTATACGAGATGATCTCGGGAAGAAAGCCTAGTGAAAAAGTATTGGAGACCGGTCAAATAATTGGTTTTGTGCTTCTTATGGGGCTTATGTTGTTGGTGTTTGGTAATGATATTTGGAATATTGTAAAGCGGTTTATCTAG
- a CDS encoding AlpA family transcriptional regulator gives MEENENVVGLLSDIKGLLSHTKKVMNVEDLATYTGLSKSKIYKLTQLKLIPMGNNPHIRQKFFEKDTIDNWLLGEPDVSDETLEHQFNQQLLKNRKR, from the coding sequence ATGGAAGAAAATGAAAACGTAGTGGGTCTCCTATCCGATATCAAAGGTCTGTTGTCCCACACCAAGAAAGTAATGAACGTAGAAGATCTGGCCACATACACCGGACTCTCCAAAAGCAAGATCTACAAGCTGACCCAGCTAAAGCTCATTCCCATGGGCAACAATCCCCATATCCGTCAGAAATTTTTTGAAAAGGATACAATAGATAACTGGTTATTGGGGGAACCCGATGTTTCGGATGAAACCTTAGAACACCAATTTAACCAGCAACTATTGAAAAATAGAAAGAGGTAG
- a CDS encoding FeoA family protein, producing the protein MTTTVAHLRRGQKGIIKEFSDGVLPIKLMELGCLPGNEIELVQVAPLRDPIYINCNGTHIAIRRSVAILIELEIIEDSPL; encoded by the coding sequence TTGACTACCACAGTAGCACATTTAAGACGCGGGCAAAAGGGAATTATCAAAGAATTTTCTGATGGAGTTCTTCCTATAAAACTCATGGAATTGGGATGCTTACCTGGCAACGAAATAGAATTGGTACAAGTAGCTCCCCTTAGGGACCCGATTTATATTAATTGTAACGGCACGCATATCGCCATAAGAAGGTCTGTTGCAATTTTAATAGAATTAGAAATTATTGAAGATTCCCCGCTATGA
- a CDS encoding type I restriction endonuclease subunit R yields MIFNEDSRVKLPAILHLTQLGYKYLSLKDAEWDDETNIFTHIFTESIVKINKGITDADIKRLYLEVSLALENEDLGKVFFEMLTNRSGVKLIDFENFENNDFHVVTELPYKNGEDNFRPDVIALVNGMPLVFIEVKKPNNRNGVLAERDRINSRFQNKKFRKFINLTQFMIFSNNMDYDDNEIEPWQGAFYASPSYHKPIFNYFREEIGFNLSQELKPLENNVEDFLLKDTNYQAIKNSAEYTTNKNSDSPTNRILTSMLSKDRLKFILQYSLAYVREHNGLEKHIMRYPQLFATKAIEEKLDKGIRKGIIWHTQGSGKTALAYYNTHFLTDYYQKQHIIPKFYFIVDRLDLLTQARDEFTARGLKVHTVNSREAFVADLKKITAVNNDKGKREITVVNIQKFEDDPCVSTTTDYNINIQRVYFLDEVHRSYNPEGSFLANLEQSDRNAIKIGLTGTPLIGDTLKSKHLFGDYIHKYYYNKSIADGYTLKLIREEIETEYKVKFKKILDDLDIKKGDANKKLVYAHPSFVAPMLDYIVEDFQDFRQRNSDASIGAMVICDSSEQAQELFSIFNEVYANSETEDFLPMAAEPGSKYKTILKEDYRIKKAALILYDSGSKEELGTWRDDFKAGKIDILFVYNMLLTGFDAKRLKKIYLGRVIKAHNLLQALTRVNRKYKNYKYGHVVDFADISKEFDKTNRAYFEELQDVLGDEMESYSNLFMSREEMEISIRDIKEALADFDLKNAEIFSSQISQINDHGEMQRIKKALEDARALYNIIRLVGEYELLDRIDFRKLGELRIEATNHLALINAKDALEQNEEVGNLLNMALEDIVFGFRKIGESELVLAGELKDILKKTREALGGNFDPKDPEWISLYEELRRLFDNKNLNEVSQDEMQTNINSLKSIHEKIKELNRRNDLLKDKYEGDAKYARVQKRLVEAGKPSQLKTAIIEALQKIKQQTDIAVLDRNDSLNNESYFARVVAKLVFNEFNAAMDTPMDFETVEFIRDLIVEEYLNEYHGKTA; encoded by the coding sequence ATGATTTTCAACGAAGACTCAAGAGTAAAACTACCTGCAATATTACACCTTACACAGTTAGGGTATAAGTATCTATCTCTAAAGGATGCTGAATGGGACGATGAGACCAACATTTTCACGCACATTTTCACAGAATCTATTGTTAAAATAAACAAAGGGATTACCGATGCAGATATAAAACGTTTGTACCTAGAAGTTAGTTTAGCTTTAGAAAACGAAGATTTAGGTAAAGTGTTTTTTGAAATGCTCACGAATAGGTCAGGAGTAAAACTAATCGATTTCGAGAATTTTGAAAATAACGATTTTCATGTGGTTACAGAGTTGCCGTATAAAAACGGTGAAGATAACTTTAGACCCGATGTTATTGCATTAGTAAATGGCATGCCGTTGGTTTTTATCGAAGTTAAAAAACCTAATAATCGGAATGGTGTTTTAGCCGAACGTGATCGTATCAATTCGCGTTTTCAGAATAAAAAGTTCAGAAAGTTTATAAATCTTACGCAGTTCATGATCTTTTCCAATAACATGGACTATGATGATAACGAGATTGAACCATGGCAGGGTGCTTTTTATGCTTCGCCTTCTTATCACAAACCTATTTTTAATTATTTCAGAGAAGAAATTGGTTTTAATTTATCACAGGAATTAAAACCTTTAGAGAATAATGTTGAAGATTTCTTATTAAAAGACACCAATTACCAGGCTATAAAAAATAGTGCCGAATACACAACCAATAAAAATTCTGATTCCCCAACCAATCGCATTTTAACTTCAATGCTTTCCAAGGATAGACTGAAGTTTATTTTGCAATACAGTTTGGCTTATGTAAGGGAGCATAATGGACTGGAAAAGCATATTATGCGTTATCCACAGTTATTTGCTACAAAGGCAATTGAAGAAAAATTGGATAAAGGTATCCGTAAAGGCATTATCTGGCATACACAAGGTAGTGGTAAAACAGCATTAGCGTATTACAACACGCATTTTCTGACCGATTATTACCAGAAACAACATATTATCCCAAAGTTCTATTTTATTGTAGATCGTTTGGATTTGTTGACCCAAGCTAGGGATGAATTTACAGCACGTGGATTGAAAGTGCATACGGTAAATTCTCGTGAAGCCTTTGTGGCCGACTTAAAGAAAATAACTGCTGTCAATAATGACAAAGGCAAGCGTGAAATCACAGTAGTCAACATTCAGAAGTTTGAAGATGATCCATGTGTTAGTACCACGACAGATTATAATATAAATATTCAACGGGTTTATTTTTTAGATGAAGTACATCGTAGCTATAATCCTGAAGGTAGTTTTCTAGCCAATTTGGAGCAATCGGATCGTAATGCTATAAAAATAGGATTGACAGGCACACCGCTTATCGGTGACACATTAAAATCTAAGCATCTTTTTGGGGATTATATTCATAAATATTATTACAACAAATCCATTGCTGATGGTTATACGCTTAAATTAATCCGTGAGGAAATTGAAACCGAGTATAAGGTTAAGTTTAAAAAAATTCTGGACGATTTAGATATTAAAAAAGGTGATGCCAATAAAAAGTTAGTATACGCACATCCATCTTTTGTGGCACCTATGCTGGATTACATTGTTGAAGATTTTCAAGATTTCAGGCAACGCAATAGTGATGCTTCCATTGGAGCCATGGTAATTTGCGACAGTAGTGAACAAGCTCAGGAGTTATTCAGTATTTTCAATGAGGTTTATGCCAATTCTGAAACGGAAGATTTTTTGCCAATGGCAGCCGAACCTGGTTCTAAATATAAAACCATTCTAAAAGAAGATTATCGCATTAAAAAAGCGGCGCTTATTCTTTACGATTCTGGTAGTAAAGAGGAACTTGGCACGTGGCGTGACGATTTTAAAGCTGGCAAAATAGACATCTTGTTTGTGTACAACATGCTATTAACTGGTTTTGATGCCAAACGTTTAAAGAAAATCTATTTAGGTCGTGTAATTAAAGCGCATAACTTGTTGCAAGCTCTAACACGTGTAAATCGTAAGTACAAAAATTACAAATACGGACATGTCGTTGATTTTGCAGATATTTCTAAAGAATTTGATAAAACCAATCGCGCCTATTTTGAAGAACTTCAAGATGTTTTAGGCGATGAAATGGAAAGCTATTCCAATTTGTTTATGTCTCGTGAAGAAATGGAAATATCCATTCGTGATATAAAGGAGGCCTTGGCTGATTTCGATTTAAAAAATGCAGAGATTTTTTCTTCACAAATTTCCCAAATTAACGATCATGGCGAAATGCAACGCATTAAAAAAGCCTTGGAAGATGCACGTGCATTATACAATATCATTCGTTTGGTTGGTGAATATGAATTGTTAGATCGCATCGATTTCAGAAAATTAGGCGAACTTCGCATAGAAGCCACCAATCATCTAGCCCTAATCAACGCCAAAGATGCTTTAGAGCAAAACGAAGAAGTCGGAAATCTTCTTAACATGGCTTTAGAGGACATTGTATTCGGTTTCCGAAAGATTGGAGAAAGCGAATTAGTACTTGCAGGCGAATTAAAAGATATTCTCAAGAAAACAAGGGAAGCCTTAGGTGGCAATTTCGACCCTAAAGACCCTGAATGGATAAGTTTGTATGAAGAATTACGTCGCTTATTTGACAATAAAAACCTAAATGAAGTGTCCCAAGACGAAATGCAGACCAACATTAACTCATTAAAATCTATTCATGAGAAAATAAAAGAATTGAACCGGCGTAACGATTTATTGAAAGACAAATATGAAGGCGATGCCAAATATGCCCGTGTTCAAAAAAGATTGGTAGAAGCTGGCAAACCTTCTCAATTAAAAACTGCCATTATTGAAGCTTTACAAAAAATTAAACAACAAACCGATATTGCTGTACTAGATAGAAACGATAGTTTAAATAACGAAAGTTATTTTGCCCGCGTCGTAGCCAAATTGGTCTTTAACGAGTTTAATGCCGCTATGGATACCCCTATGGACTTTGAAACCGTTGAATTTATACGCGACCTGATTGTAGAAGAATACCTTAACGAATACCACGGAAAAACCGCATGA
- a CDS encoding BfmA/BtgA family mobilization protein has protein sequence MNSFKSIRFKSETARDFQKFSRRFFKTHTEALQTMLDFFFYNEISPKESLGPNGRTITNLIKKRFNAMAAMMKNMEKNGVLPTKAMIELLFEHSAQKKRKQAPLLMEGGEDDPERDRFFKKVEEALVMERKYTNLKRDLRQNRAEFIALLNKVQLVKRSFGKSRLQLDMALEDFEKLKIKIEKELP, from the coding sequence ATGAACTCATTTAAAAGTATACGCTTTAAGAGTGAAACAGCCCGGGATTTCCAAAAATTTTCGAGGCGGTTTTTCAAGACCCATACGGAGGCACTGCAAACGATGTTGGATTTCTTTTTCTATAACGAGATTTCCCCAAAGGAATCTCTTGGACCTAATGGAAGGACCATAACAAACCTGATCAAAAAAAGGTTCAATGCTATGGCGGCCATGATGAAGAATATGGAAAAGAATGGGGTACTTCCGACCAAGGCCATGATAGAACTTTTATTTGAACACTCCGCCCAAAAGAAACGGAAACAAGCTCCCTTATTGATGGAGGGTGGGGAAGACGACCCAGAAAGGGATAGGTTCTTTAAAAAGGTGGAGGAGGCCCTTGTGATGGAAAGAAAATATACCAATCTAAAACGCGACCTAAGGCAGAACAGGGCAGAATTTATTGCTCTTTTGAACAAGGTACAATTGGTGAAGCGCAGTTTTGGGAAGTCCAGGTTACAATTGGACATGGCTCTGGAAGATTTTGAAAAGCTTAAGATAAAAATAGAAAAAGAATTGCCATAG
- a CDS encoding SCO family protein, translating into MRKFFSKLKYIGIALFIVSSIIIYLFMNAVRPQKTLPVYQPSMVNFELVDSTMQHIKKYHTIADFALTNQNGKLVTQKDYEDKIYIADFFFTTCPTICPIMTRNMADIQNKIKDDDDVLLLSHSVTPEIDSVAQLKKYAVEQGVLDQKWNLVTGDKKQIYELARKSYLVVKTDGDGGPFDMIHTENFILIDKSRRIRGFYDGTNAEEMEQLMSDLEILKTIYDDNPSH; encoded by the coding sequence ATGCGCAAGTTTTTTAGCAAACTAAAATATATAGGCATTGCCCTTTTTATAGTTTCCTCAATTATTATCTATTTGTTCATGAACGCGGTAAGACCGCAAAAAACGCTACCCGTATACCAACCTTCCATGGTGAATTTTGAGCTGGTGGACAGCACTATGCAGCACATTAAAAAATACCATACCATAGCCGATTTCGCCCTGACCAACCAAAATGGAAAATTAGTGACCCAGAAAGATTATGAAGACAAAATCTATATTGCAGATTTTTTCTTCACCACCTGCCCTACTATATGCCCCATCATGACCCGGAATATGGCCGATATACAAAACAAGATAAAGGATGATGACGATGTTTTACTACTCTCACACTCCGTTACCCCAGAAATCGATTCTGTTGCTCAATTAAAGAAATACGCTGTAGAACAAGGAGTCTTAGACCAAAAATGGAATTTGGTCACCGGCGATAAAAAGCAGATCTATGAATTGGCCAGAAAATCGTACTTAGTAGTGAAAACCGATGGCGATGGCGGACCTTTTGACATGATCCATACCGAAAATTTCATCCTAATAGACAAGTCTAGACGCATAAGGGGATTTTATGACGGTACCAACGCTGAGGAAATGGAACAGTTAATGAGCGATTTGGAAATCCTAAAAACTATCTATGACGATAATCCATCCCATTGA
- a CDS encoding class I SAM-dependent DNA methyltransferase: MTKEINNQPFVTKTKALIDELKAVCASYGLGNDGNEFKIISQIFLYKFLNDKFAYEVKKLKPELAKSENWEADIAKMKEGDYSMLQFQLGEATAFLKPHHLIGYLFDRQNEPDFAKTVDDTLLDIAILNNDLFAVKTEDGQKIQLFDRLTEYVSSKRDGFAVALFNKLVVFNFENIMGEGFDFFSTIFEYLIKDYNSDAGGKYAEYYTPHAVSKIIANILVPEPTSNVTIYDPSAGSGTLLMNLAHAIGPEKCTVYSQDISQKSSNLLRLNLVLNNLVHSIENVIQGNTMTDPYHKKDNKLRQFDYVVSNPPFKLDFSDDVDTLNKKENKARFFAGIPNVPAKKKESMSIYTLFLQHIIYSLKEGTGKAAIVVPTGFITAQSGIEKTIRQKIVESKMLAGVVSMPSNIFATTGTNVSIVFLDAANKGDVVLIDASNLGTTVKEGKNQKTVLTDEEEDQIISTFIKKEAKDDFSVVVSYDAIKAKNYSLSAGQYFEVKIEYIDISVDDFEAQMSGFNSKLNILFAESKELEKDIQDNLKALRYD; encoded by the coding sequence ATGACGAAAGAGATTAACAACCAGCCCTTTGTGACCAAAACAAAAGCACTTATAGACGAGCTTAAAGCTGTTTGTGCCAGCTATGGATTAGGAAACGACGGCAACGAATTTAAAATTATTAGCCAAATATTTTTATACAAGTTTTTAAACGACAAGTTTGCCTATGAAGTAAAGAAGCTAAAACCAGAACTGGCAAAAAGCGAAAATTGGGAAGCCGATATTGCCAAAATGAAAGAAGGTGACTATAGTATGTTGCAATTTCAATTGGGTGAAGCCACCGCCTTTTTAAAACCGCACCATTTGATCGGGTATTTGTTTGACCGACAGAACGAACCCGATTTTGCCAAAACGGTAGACGATACCTTGTTGGATATTGCAATACTTAACAACGATCTGTTTGCGGTAAAGACCGAAGACGGCCAAAAAATACAACTCTTTGATCGCCTTACCGAATATGTAAGCAGCAAGCGCGATGGTTTTGCGGTAGCCCTATTTAACAAACTGGTTGTTTTCAATTTTGAGAATATTATGGGCGAAGGGTTTGACTTTTTCTCTACCATTTTTGAATACCTGATAAAAGATTACAATTCAGATGCCGGTGGTAAATATGCCGAGTATTACACACCACACGCTGTTTCAAAAATTATCGCCAACATTTTAGTGCCAGAACCAACTAGTAATGTTACCATTTATGACCCCAGCGCAGGTTCGGGAACACTTTTAATGAACTTGGCACACGCCATTGGTCCAGAAAAATGTACGGTTTATTCACAGGATATCTCTCAAAAATCATCCAACCTATTACGGCTAAACTTGGTGTTGAACAACTTGGTACACAGTATAGAAAATGTGATCCAGGGCAACACCATGACCGACCCATATCACAAAAAGGACAACAAGTTGCGTCAGTTTGATTACGTTGTAAGCAACCCACCCTTTAAGCTCGATTTTAGTGATGATGTGGATACGCTAAACAAAAAAGAAAACAAAGCCCGTTTTTTTGCAGGCATCCCCAATGTTCCTGCCAAGAAAAAGGAAAGTATGTCTATTTACACTTTGTTTTTACAGCACATTATCTATTCGCTAAAAGAAGGAACAGGAAAAGCAGCTATTGTAGTGCCAACAGGTTTTATTACAGCACAATCTGGAATTGAAAAAACTATACGCCAAAAAATAGTGGAGAGCAAGATGCTGGCAGGCGTAGTAAGTATGCCATCCAATATTTTTGCAACCACAGGCACCAATGTGTCCATCGTGTTTTTAGATGCTGCCAATAAAGGTGATGTGGTATTGATTGATGCTTCTAATTTAGGAACCACTGTTAAAGAAGGTAAAAACCAAAAAACGGTATTAACAGATGAAGAAGAAGACCAAATCATCAGCACTTTTATTAAAAAAGAAGCCAAAGACGATTTTTCGGTTGTGGTGAGTTATGATGCTATTAAAGCTAAAAACTACAGTCTCAGTGCTGGACAATATTTTGAAGTTAAAATCGAATATATAGATATTTCGGTCGATGATTTTGAAGCTCAAATGAGTGGGTTTAATAGCAAATTGAATATTCTTTTCGCTGAAAGTAAAGAACTGGAAAAAGATATACAGGATAATTTAAAGGCATTGAGATATGACTAA